Below is a window of Atribacterota bacterium DNA.
TTCAAGATACCTCTCTTCTTCGTTTCACTCTCCGAATTCCAGTTTCCCAGAACCCGTGGTAAGTATAGAATACAAGAAGGAGAAAAAATTGTCAAGGGGGTATTAAGGAAATTTTAAAAAATTTTTTTTATTTCTCATTAAAAGGAAGCACTCTTCACCACCTATTCGATTTTTTCCAGTAACACGCCACGCCGTCATCCCCGAAGAAGATTTTTCAACTCCTCCACCGTGGGAACTTTTCCCGCCACCACGACCTTTCCATCGACGAGCACCGCTGGGGTGATTCGCACTCCAAGCTTGAGAAACTCCCTCATGTCATAAACATGAGAGACCTCGGCTTCAAGATTCAATTCTTCACAAGCCTTCTTCACATTGGCTTCAACCATCCGACATTTTGGACAACCCGCTCCAACCACCTGAATTTCCATCGCTCTTACCTCCCCAAAATGAAATTTCCAAAGAACCATCCTACAAATGTTCCTAAAACCATAATGGTGGGAACGTAAATCAGTGCCTTTTTAAAGCCAAACACTCGACCAATAGCGAGCCAATTCGGCAAACTCAAACCCGGACCGGTCAAAAGAAGGGCCAGCGCTGGACCTTTCCCCATCCCCAAACGCATCAATTCCTTAACAAAGGGAGCCTCCGTCATGGTAGCAAAATAACTGATTGATCCAATAATGGTAGCCAAGAAAGAAGCCAACACGCCATTACCACCCAACCAGGTCTCAATCCATCGCTCCGGAAGGATTTTCCCGATGACTCCTACCACAAAGACGCCTCCTAAAAGTAAAGGAAAAATCATCCGCACAAAAAAGAAGGTTTCCCTGATCCACTCCCGAATGCGTTCCGAAGCAACGGTTTTCCAAGCATACAGGGCAACAACAACCGTCATCGCACCCCAGACCAAAACTTTATAGATGTATGCTCCACTTCGGACAAGGTAGTTGGGTAAAAGTAACGATAGGAGAACCAAAAAGAGCAAGAGAAGTTCTCCTCGGTCAATGACTTTTTTCGATTCTCTCTGCTGACCTGTAGCGAATCCTTCTCGTCTTTCATTCCGGAACGCAAAGTTCATGACCCCACCCACTACAAAAGCCATAAGGAGGGCTGCTGCCACCCGAGCAGCCACCATGTTTCCTCCAAGAAGGCTTCCGGTGTAGGAAAGCGCCAGAATATTAGCCGCTGGCGCCACCCAGAGGATGATGAACGCCGCTCCAATCCCAGCCCCACCGTAGTAGAGACCACTACTCACCGGAATTACCGTACAGGAACAGGCCGCCAGAAAGAAGCTGGAAGCGCTGGCCAGAGTAAAGGACTTCAATTTCCCCGCCTTTTCTCCCAGGTAGTCCAGCACCACTTCCCGGTTTACGAAGGCAACGATTCCGCCTGCTAACAAAAACGCCGGCACAAGACAGGTCAAAACATGTGTAGCCACGTAATCCTTGAGGGCCAGTAATCCCCCGACCATGATTTCCCAAAACACGGTTTCTCTCTCCTTTCATCGATTGTTCAAAACTTTTTCCGCCTCGTGGGCTACCATCCCTCCTTGAATACGGACGATTTTCCCCATAATGAGCGCCTCCACGACTTTGCGCCGCGCTGCACCCAATATTCGGGCAAAAGTAGAACGAGAAACCCCTATCTGCTTCGCTGCGTCTTCCTGGTACAAACCCTCAAAATCTGCTAAGCGCAACGCTCCCAGTTCATCCAGAGTAAGCGTCAACTCTCCCTGGGGAAGAAATGGTTCGGCGGGCTGAAAATAAAGGCAAACTGGAAACCAATTCACCCTTCTTGGACAGCAAGGTCGAACCAATTCATCTCACCTCCCCTATATATTACGGACATATGTCCATAGTAACAAGGAAAAGAAAGAAAATATTTTTCCAACTCTATAAAGAATGGTACCCACCATCGCATCAAGTCAAGTTTGCGGGTCATTTTTTACCCCATCCTGCCTTCTGGAAAGGACCAATCCGGCTCAATAAAACCCACGTGCCAATCCATAGACAACTCTTTCATCCTGGACCAAAATGGCATACACTACTCCTGAAAGGAGGTATTCCTGTGCACATTCTATCCCAAAACTCCATTTATGAATTCTCAGCGGATAGTCCTGCAATCGCTGAGTGCTATCCGGGTGAGGAATGCATTTTTGAAACTCTTGATTGCTTCGGAGGACAAATTAAAAGTGAACAGGATGATCTCTCCCACCTTGATCTCACAAGAACCAACCCTGCAACTGGACCAGTCGTGGTCAAAGGAACTCGAAAAGGACAGCTCCTTCGAGTAGCAATCTTGGATATCGCCTGTTCTTCACCAGGAATTATTTCCACACATCCTGGGATTGGCATCCTCCGTTCCACATTTCGCCGTTACTTTTTCCAGATGGTACCCATCAAAGCCGGTTTTTGCCACGTTGACGGGATTTCGCTTCCCATCGACCCCATGATCGGTGTCATCGGAGTCGCCCCAGAAAAGGGTTCTATTTCCACTAGAGCCCCTGGTCGCCACGGAGGAAATCTCGACACCCGGGAAATTCATCCGGGGAATATACTGTATCTACCCATTTACCAGGACGGAGCGCTCTTTGCTCTGGGAGATGTGCATGCCCTCATGGGAGATGGCGAAATCTGTGGTGCCGGTGTGGAGGTGGCAGCACGGGTGCTGGTTCGGCTGGACGTCATCGAAAACCGTTTTGGCCTCAACACACCCCTCGTGGAAGCACCAGAACGTTTCTTCTTTCTCTACAGCGCTCCAAGTCTCGAAGACGCTTTCCAAGAAGGGGCAAAAGAGTGCCTGGAATTCCTGCAAAAGGTTACCGGATGGAAAGCCGAAAAACTCTATTTCCTCATGAGCGTTAGCTCTCATTTTCGGGTCTCACAACTTGTCGACCCCCTCTTTACGGTGAAAATCGAGATCCCCAAAGGAGTCTTTCCAGTGCGTCTTTGATTTTTTGGTGGGGACCACTTCACAAATTCAGGATGCAGCGTATAATGAGAACACTATTGAAAGGGAAAGAACCATGGGCGGATTGGAAATTGGAGTTATTGCCGTAAGCCTTGCACTTGACGCCTTCTCCGTAGCCGTGGCCTTTGGCATGTGTCGCAAGGTCTGCCTCCTTGGGGAACGTCTGCGCCTTGCCTTTTCTTTTGGTCTTTTCCAGTTCTTCATGCCACTTTTGGGGTTTTTTGCCGGAATCCGGGTCAGTGCCGTAGTGGACTCCTTCGACCACTGGCTTATCTTAGCTATTCTGGGTTTTCTGGGCACTAAAATGATCTGGGAATCGTTCACCCGTGACAACGATGCTGATTTTCCCAATCTCAGTCGAGGACTACCCCTTATTCTCGCCTCCCTTGCCACCAGCCTCGACGCTTTAGCCGTGGGCTTTTCTTTTGCTCTTTTTGCCCGAAAAATCTTTTTTCCCGCCTTTATCATCGGTCTTACCGCCAGCACCATGACCTATCTTGGTATCTCCCTCGGACATCGTCTCCGCAGGAGTATCATCACCAAACCCGAAATCATCGGTGGAGTAGCCCTGTGGCTGGTGGGCATCAGGGTATTTCTTACCAATCTGTAAATTCACTTTTCTCTCAAAAAACCTACATCGGTTCGTACTTTCCACCTGGAGAAGAGGGTTTCTTAGCTTGCACCGTCCCTTCAAAAACCACCTGGTTTACCTCAAAGTAGCCACGCTTTTTCTCTCCTCCCGGACCAGAAGCCATCACCAGACCCCAATCTGACCCATCCTGGTAAACCCAACCAAAGGTTTTTGCCGGAAGCCAGCAGTACCAGAACGGTTTTGCCCTTTCATCAAGATTTTGGGGAGATTTAGGCCAGATACAAAGAGGTGTTACTACAACATGGTAGGACTTTCCTGGGAGAAGCCCTTTGAGCGTCAAACTCTGGGGACTGACCTGAACGTACTGGATATTCCTGGAATCTGGAACATACTGCGCCTGGTAATCAGCAAAGTAGACCGGGTACTGGTAGCGGGAATCCCGAGTCCAGTATGCCGGAGAAACCGAATTCGCTGGTGGCTCCACGATGTTCACCCGATACCCCACCACCAGGCGCTTTAGGGGAAGGTAGTAAAAGGTAATACCACCGGCCGCACCCTGGTCGGATTCCAGAATCGACTCGGCTTCCTCAGTAAAGGGCAAAAAAGAGAGCGACGCTTCGCCATCAAAACTCTGAGCCAGGACAGGAGAAAAAAGAAAGAACCACAAAAGCACCACAATACCCACCTTTTGGAACATTATCATCCCTCCTTTCCCAAAATTATACCAATCCATCATCGAAGGTAGTACCATAAAGAGGGATACTTTCCCGTTACTTTCAAGAGGCTTTCCAAATAAAAGTAGTCTCCCCAGATACAACATTCGTCAATACCCCATCCCTTGGGAAGATGATACGTGGCATGACGCAAAAGCCCATCACAGTCGTCTTCAAACGAAGCATACCGCTCGATAAGTGCTCTCAGGATGAGTTCCGCCTCTTTTCGGAAAAGGGAAGCATCCTCTTGCCTTTCTTTTTCTAGCACCAAAGCAAGCTCCAACAAGCCACTTGCTGCAATCGCCGCCGCTGAAGAATCCCGGGGTTCTGGGTCATCTCGAAAAAGCAAGTCCCAGCAGGCCACCCGATCCGGGGGAAGATGCTCGAGAAAATACTGGCTCGCCCTCAGGGCCTTCTCAAGAAAAACCGCTTCACCGGTATACCGGTAGCTCAGGGTGAACCCATAAATAGCCCAAGCCTGACCCCGGCTCCAGCAAGACCAATCCTTATACCCTTGCATGGTCCCCCTCCATAACAACTCTCCCTCAGGGTAACGAAAGCGACAGGCCTGATAGGTGGAGCCATCTTCTCGCACGAGAACTGCAGCGAGAGTTTTGGCATGCTCGGCAGCAATATGGACGTACTTCCCCTTCTCCGCACTCCCGGCTGCCCAGTAAAGGAGAGGAAGGTTCATCAGTGAATCGATAATGGTAAGGGCTTCCTTTTCCGGCGGAACTTTCCCAAAAGCCTGGATATACTTTCCCTGGCGGTGAAAGCGTTGGGAAAGCACCTCCGCCGCCTGCAAAGCCACCTCCCGATAAATCCCCCTCCCTAAAAGTTCCCCATCAGGCACACAGGAAAGGAGGTATAGAAATCCTAGATCGTGGGTGTCGGTGTGGATGCCTTGGAATAAACGCTCCGCAAAGGAAGGAAGGAGCCCCTGCACCACCTCCACGAACCGACGTTCTCCGGAAACCAGAAAGGAAAGCCACAAAATTCCCGTCCAGAATCCTGCAGTCCACTCTTGGTTAGAAAGCACTGGGTAGCGGCCGTGTACACTCACATGAGGAAACCCATCGGTCCAACGAGAACAATTTAGTTCTACCTTCGCCAGAGCCATCAAAAGTGCCTTTTCTTCCATCAGCTTTTCACCGCCCCACTGGTTAACCCTTCCACAAGATACCGTTGGACGACTACAAAGAGAATCACCACCGGCAAAGAGCTCAAAACACCACTGGCCATAATGCCTCCCCAGCTCGTCTTTCCGAAAAACCCCATGAGTTCAGCCAGGCCTACCTGGACGGTCTTGGCAAAATCGGAAGTGGTCAAGATGAGAGCGTATTGGTAGTCGTTCCAGGAAATGATAAAGGAATAGAGGCCGGTGGCCACAATACCCGGGAGCACAAGCGGCAGAATAACCCTAAAGAAGGCCATAAACGGGGAACAGCCATCGATCATGGCCGCCTCCTCCAAATCTTTGGGAACGGCGCTGTAAAAACCGCTCATGAGCCATGCACAAGTGGGAATGGTAGCTGTACCGTAGATGAGAACGAGCACCAGACGGGTATTGATGATTCCCAAACTGGAGGCCATTTTATACCAGGGCACCATGATGAGCGGCCCCTGGAACATCTGGGAAAGGATCAAAAAGATGGCGATACTTTCTCGACCCGGAAAGAAGAATCGCCCTAGAGCGTACCCTCCGGTGGTGGCAAAGGCAACGGTCATCAACGCCGCCAAGGCCGCAGCCACGATGCTGTTTACCAGGTAGCGTCCCAGGTTCGCCCCTTTGGGACCCAAGGCCCATTGGTAGTTTTCCAAGGTGGGGTTCTGGATACGCAGGGTCGGACGAGCAGTAAAAATCTCCCGAGAGGGTTTAAAACTGTTGAAAACCAGCCAGAAAAAGGGGAACAGGGTAAAAACCATGATCAAGGCCAGCGCCACATAGGGCAATCCCATGGAACGAAACCGGCGCATTCTCTCACCTCCTAAACATTGCTCTGACGGACAGCCCGGACATAGAAAAGAGAAATAAAAAGCACGATCACCGTGGACATGACCGCCAGTGCGGATCCCTTCCCCATATCGTAGAACATGAAGGAGTTACGATAGATATAGACGGCCAGGGTACTCGTGGCATTGCCCGGCCCCCCCTCGGTGAGCGCCCAGATAAGTTCAAACTTCGTCCAGGTGGTGACGATGGCCACAAGACCGCTTACAAAAATGGTGGGTTGGAGAAGGGGCAAGGTGATTGAGCGAAAGAATCGAAACCCCACCGCCCCATCCACTCGGGCCGCCTCGTACACTTCTTTATCAATCCCCTGAAGACCAGCGAGCATCATGAGGACAATATAGGGGAACCCCTTCCAGGCGCTGGCCAAAAGCAAGACTAGCCATACTTTCTGGGGATTACCCAGCCAAATGATGTTCCGCGAGATCACTTGAAGTTCTCGCATGACAAAATTAAGAATACCCCATTGTCCGTCGAAAATCCACTTCCAGACGATGCTCACCACCACCACGGGCATCACCCAGGGAACAAGAACCAAGCCACGCCACAGACCCCGAGCGCGGATTCGGGCATTCAAAACCAGCGCCGACGGAATCCCCAGAGCAAATTGGAAAAGTACCGAACCAAAAACCCAAAGGAGGGTGTTCCAGACGACGGGCCAGAAGGAACGATCCACCATCAGGAAGTACCAATAGTTTTCAAGACCCACATAGGCGACTTCCTTTCTTCCGATAAGGGAGAGATCGGTAAAGCCCAGCCGGATATTCTCAAGAAGCGGGTAGGTCTGAAACCCCACGAGGTACACCAGGGTGGGCAGAAGAAAAAGATATGCCACTTTTGCCGATGAAAGCTTCAACCTGCATACTCCTTTCCTGGGATGGGTCCGGACCCATCCCAGAGTAAAGTCAGAAGGTTACTTTCTTCGAATCTCTTCGATATCGGCCACGATTTGTTCATAGAAAGACGCAACATCCAAAGCTCCGGTCAAAAGGGCGTACATTTTTTCCTGGAATTTCACCTCCATCTCTCCCTGGCGGAGAATCTTGGCCTGAGGTTTGCCGAAATCCCGCGCAATCGAGAGCCAGTCCTCGATGATCTGCTTGTTAGCCTCTTTGATATCCGGGTAATACACTCCCGCCAGCTCAGCAAAGGCGTCGAGAGTGATGTCGCTTCGCGCCGGAAGCCCTACTACTGCCGCTTCCTTGGAGAGAATCTCTCTCTGAGACAAATCTTCGATCACAAACCAAGCTGCTTCCTTGTTCCTGCTACCGGAAAACACCGCCCAACCGGCGTTAGCCACCATAGCGCTGGAGCGCTCCATCGATGGCCCCTTAGGATAGACGATTGCCCGAGATTTAGGGACGATACCAGGGTCAATGGAGTACACGTTAGCAGTAAAGAAGGAACCGGCAGCAATCATGGTCACCTGCTCCTGACAGAACGCTCGGAACATATCGGGGTACGACCAAGTTACCGCAGCTGGAGGAATATAAGGACGCAGCGTCTCATACCAGCTCAATACCTCGAGATACCGCTCTTTCCCCTCGGGGGTCGTGTCAGCCATGATCACTCCGTTGCTGTAACCGGCAATCATGGCATCCCGCCAAGCAAAACGGGGCAAACCTGCAGCATAGCCGTAGGCATAGATCTCATCTTTGGTAACAGCCTGAGCAAGCCGTAAAAGATCATCCCATGTTTTCAAGTCGTCCTTGCTGAATCCAGCTTTGGCAAGCATCTCCGTATTCACGATGAGCCCATACACTGTCATATGGGCCGGCACAGAATAGAGAGTCCCGTTGATGATAGAATACTCGAAGGCTGCTGGATAGAAATCGGTCCGCTTCACCCGAGAGTTGGGATTATCGATGTAGCTATCAAGAGACTCTAGCACCCCCATCGCTGAAAGGGTGGTCACATCCTGTACCTGGATGAGATCAGGATAGTCCCCCGCCTGAGTCATCACAGCGATTTTTTTCTCCTGCTCCGCCCAAGGGATGTACATGTACTCGATGCTAACATTGGGATGACGCGCTTCAAGATCCTTCTTGTATTCTGCCGACCAGGCTTTTTCCGGCTCGGATGTCCCGGAATAGACAAAGCGCAGAGTCACCTTCTCCTGGGCGCCCAAGGCGCTGCCCACGAGAAACACCACAACTACGCTCAAAAAACCAAGTAAAAGCACCCGCCTCACAGTTTCTGACCTCCTCTCTCCATTCGTTTTACCCATTTTTTACACCTATCCTGCCAAAAGTTCCATCCCGCCTAAAAAACCGATCTTCCTCCACCTCCCTTCTCAGATAACCCCATACTTCTGGAGTACCGCCGCGATTTCCTCTTTCCCTTCCGGCGATACTTCCCCAAAAGGACTAGTCGCCTGAGAAGCACACAACCGTCGAAGGCTCAACGTATACTTTACCGCCGGAAGAAAACCATGCCGGACCAAAACCCGGTTTACCCGGTTGATGGTCTGTTGCAAGACTTTTGCTTCCGTCCACTTCCCCTCCCTCACCAGGGAAAAAAGCTTGACGAACCATTCTGGAACCACATTAGAAAGACCGGAAATGAGGCCGCAACATCCCATGATGAGACTGGGAAAACTCATCTCTGTATATCCCTGAAAGACATAAAAAGCGTCCGGTTTTTCCAGAAGCAAGGAAGTAAGCTCAGCAAAATTACCACTACTGTCCTTGAGTCCCACAATGTTAGGATGCCGGGAAAGAGCAAGGACATCATCTCCCGAAAGCGCATTTCCAACAAACTCGGGAATGTTATAGACAAAAAGGGGTTTCTTAGTGCTATCGGCCACCCGGAAGAAAAAGCTCTCAAGCTCCAGGGAGTTATACACAAAATAATATGGTGGCGTCAGAACATAAGCATCAGCGGACAAATCCCTCACTCGCCTGAGGTTCTCCAACACCCGTTTCTCCCCTGTATCGCTGATGTTCAAAAGAACCACTGCCCGACCGGCGGCTTCTCCACAAATTGTTTCAAAAACTTTTTCCTTTTCCTTTTCCTCAAGGCTTGGATACTCCCCCATGGAACCCCCCGCCAGGATCCCATGAACCCCGGCTTGCAGCACCCAACGCACGCATTCCCGCAAGCTTCCTACATCCACCGTTTCATCAGGATTAAGCGGAGTTATGAGCGGTACGATCACTCCCCAGAACGCCATCGTTACCCTTCCTTTCCTTCAGATTTACCGCTTTTTCTACCCGTTCCCGGATACTGATAAAATGCTCCCCAAGTCTTGCCCTCGCCTCCTCCACATCGCGCCTGACGATTGCCTCAAAAACTCTCCGGTGTCGTCTTGAAGAACCCACGGGATCCCGCTCCACTTCGATCGGTTCCCGTAAACGATGCAACGCCTCCCAGAAAATATCCAGCAAGCGCAAAAGAAGACCATTTTCCACCGGGGCAAACAGCGCCCGATGAAACGCAGCGTCCTCCTCCTCAAAAAGTTCCCCCTGCCTGGCTTTCTTTTCCATCCGCACCAGAATACCCTCAAGAGTCTGCAGTCCCTCTACGTCGATTTTCCTTATCACCTCTTCAAGAAAATAAAACTCCAGCGCTTCCCGAACCCGCAGGACTTCCAGAAGCTCAGTACTATCAAAAAGCAGGCTATAGAGTAGGTTCTTAAAAATGGCATCAAAGTTAAGCTCCCGTACAACCGTTCCTCCCCCAGGCTTCATGTCCACAATCCCCAACGCCTGTAAAGCTTTCAAGGCCTCCCGCAAGGACGTCCGACTTACCCCCAGCTGTTTGGTCAGATCATGCTCAGTAGGCAAACGATCCCCCGGGCGTAGTTTTTTCTCAATGATGTAATTCTTAATTGCCTCCTGAACGGCCACATAGCGGCTTTCCACTTTCAAGTTCATGGCTTTCGCAGACCTTTTCATATTATTATAATATTTTCATACATAATATTATAACATAAACAATAGAGAAGAAAACAAAATTTGTCAACCCTTAACTCTCATTTACACTCCCAAGGGGAAGAAACCTACAGTCGCTTTATCCAAAGAGGAAAACCAATTAGGACAGGAAAGTAACGGTTATTCACCTTACAGGTTTCTTACAAAACGGTGGAGACACGTATTCTACAATACCAGCTCTGTCTCCATCACTCTTGCTGGGGCACTCAACAAGATTTTTCGCAATGACTTCCTCTCTTACAAAGAAAGCAAAGAAAATCTAAGATACACCCGACGGAAGTTAAAGGTTGCCGGCTTCATCTTTTCAACAAAGTAGGCCAGGACTGGTTTCCAGAGCGTTTCTTCTGTGTTCAAAGCAAAGGGAAACTTCTGGAAAAAGCTTGTGAAGTGTTTCCTACAATCCCGGACAGTCCGCGAAACTCTCCCTTCGGCTTTCTTCTCAAAGAGGAAGAGCTCAAGAAGTGCCTTAACAGTTTTCTCGTGCTTGAGGTGAACGATTCTCCCCACTTTTTCTACCTATAGAAAATCCATTCTGGACCGGTAGAATCAGGAAGAAATAGGGGAATTCCCGCAGAGTCTTGTGAAAGAAGCTTTCCAAAACCCTGGAGCCGGCGATCCGACTTGAACGGACAACCTGCGGATTACGATTCCGCTGCTCTGCCATTGAGCTACACCGGCTCAAGGGAAATTGTAACAGAATAAGGCCGGAAGGGCAAGAGGGCTTTTTTTCTGGTTCCCTCGGGTAAAGGAACATCGCAAAAAACGGTGGTCGAATGGGAAATATCTGCGGTAGGAATCGGGTTTTTTCTCCTTGAGGAAGGAGATGGTACAGTATGGTAAAAGCGTTCCTCATGCTAATGGTTTTCGCCGCAACTCTGCATTTCGCTTTTCCGGTGTTTGCTCACCAGCCGTTCTGGAATCCGGGGTCTTCGACCATGGAAAGGGCTTACCGAATTGCAGACCCTTCAGTGTCCCAAGCGATTTTTGGTCAGCTCAGAAGCGGAGAAAGAGACTTTTTCCTGGTGGAAATGACCACGGAATCCCTCTTGCAGGTGTCCCTTTTTGTGGGTGAAGGATGTGGGGAAACTTTTCGACCGAAGCTCTGGCTGGTAGGGGAAAATATTGAAGGCAATAGCCTACCTTTCCTTCCTGAGGGAATGGGAGCACAAAAGATAGAGGGGACATGGCGTCCTTTTCGAGGGCATGGACTTCGGGCGTTCAAAGGACCGGAATTACGTCGCCGAATCTCACCCGGACGAGTTTACCTTGTTGTGGAAGGGACAGACGCAGCAGGCTTCTACCTTCTGTCCATCAATGGACGGGAAGTACCGGGAGGAAGCCCGGAGGGCTGGCAGGCCATCCCTAAATTTAACCAATGCCGGGAATAGCGGAAAAAATCGGTACAAAACTCCTCCTTTGGGCTGTGGGGTCCATGGGAGCAGGGCTCTTTGGTCTTTTTCTCGTCACCGCCCACCAGTTCTGGAGAAGTTTCTTCTTCATGAACGGGGTTTGGGGCATGGTGGATGGTGCGATTGGCCTACTTGCTTTAAGGGGAAGGGGTCCAGAGGGAAATATAAGGAGGATTTTGCTCTTTAACGCCTGGCTCGATATAGGATACTTGATCGCGGGCGCTGTGCTCTTCCTACAGAGAACCGACGTAAACCGGGGCTTTGGTCTTGCGATTCTCATTCAGGGAGGATTTTTACTCTTTTTCGACCTCTGGCATGCACTTACAGGAATCAAACAAATCTGATGCGGTTTACCCCAAGCATGAAAAGGAATCAGCGTTTTGGCCCTTCTATCTCTCTTCGAGGACGTTCCGCTGGTTTTCGGTAAAAACGTTTTCTTCCCAGAAGGTGACACTGTCTGGAGCCAAGACTGCTCCAACCGGATGTTTGCAAACGGTATTCGCCCAGAAAGCGATACTGCTTTTTCGAGAGACCAGAACACCACCCAGATGGTTGGCCTCAAAGCGATTGGCGTCGAACTCTCCCTGACTTCCTGGTAGAAGACACGCCCCCCAGGCGTTTTCCTGAAACGTCGAGCGGCAAACCCAGGTGGCAGAATTTTCCCGGAGGCTCAAACCCTCTTTACCATTACGACAAAAGAGCGAATCTTCCACGGTAAGGCGGCTTCCCTTTTCTACAACCACTCCGGAACCCTGATTGTCCAGGAAAACACAGTGGCGGAGAACCACCTCTGCCCCCCGGGCAACCACCAGACCGTTACCCATCCAGGTCAGTTTCTCCTGGATACCTCCCGAAAAGGTGCAGTATTCGAACGTAACCTTTCCCCCGAGAACCACCACAACGTTGGCTTTCCTGGTTCCCCGGTGGAGGAAGGTTAAACCAGAAAAGTGGGCATCCTGAGCATTCTCAATCCGAATCACTTCTTTCATTCCCGAAAAAATCGTGGAACCCTTTTCCCCGAAAAGGCGAATGGTACCGGAGCAATACCCTCCCTGGGGAAAGTCGTACTCACCGGGGTGCAGCAGAGCTTCCCCAGAAAATGAGGAAAGGGACGAAACGTTTTCGGGAAAGAAAACCGACCGTTCCGCGGCAGAAAAGGCAGAAGGCTTTTTCTTGACACCGACTTCCATGGAAAGCGACTCTCGATGACGACGAAACCGCACCGCACCAAAGAGAATCTTGTCCTGGGATAATCCTTTTATCCGGAAAATCCAGGTGTCCACCAGGTGGTCTTCAAGCTCAAGAAATGGGGGGAAAGAACGCAAAATACCTTCGGAGGGACCGTCAAGGATGATGGGTTCTTCCGAAGTAACCTCAAGCAAAATCCTCGCCCGGTCACGAAAAGGAACGTCCATCTTCCAGAACCTCCAAATACCATCCCCCAAAGTCAAAAACCACGCCAGGGAAAAGAACCACTTCTTGCCCCTCTTCAAGGCGCTGACCAAAAGACGAAGGCATAAACGCCATCACCCCACCAGGAACAAAATTTCGGAAAACATAGGCTCGCTTTGAATCCAGGAAACGGATTTCCCCAAAAACCTCTTTGCTCCGTTCGTCAAACATTTTCCCCA
It encodes the following:
- a CDS encoding dihydrodipicolinate synthase family protein, whose protein sequence is MAFWGVIVPLITPLNPDETVDVGSLRECVRWVLQAGVHGILAGGSMGEYPSLEEKEKEKVFETICGEAAGRAVVLLNISDTGEKRVLENLRRVRDLSADAYVLTPPYYFVYNSLELESFFFRVADSTKKPLFVYNIPEFVGNALSGDDVLALSRHPNIVGLKDSSGNFAELTSLLLEKPDAFYVFQGYTEMSFPSLIMGCCGLISGLSNVVPEWFVKLFSLVREGKWTEAKVLQQTINRVNRVLVRHGFLPAVKYTLSLRRLCASQATSPFGEVSPEGKEEIAAVLQKYGVI
- a CDS encoding right-handed parallel beta-helix repeat-containing protein codes for the protein MDVPFRDRARILLEVTSEEPIILDGPSEGILRSFPPFLELEDHLVDTWIFRIKGLSQDKILFGAVRFRRHRESLSMEVGVKKKPSAFSAAERSVFFPENVSSLSSFSGEALLHPGEYDFPQGGYCSGTIRLFGEKGSTIFSGMKEVIRIENAQDAHFSGLTFLHRGTRKANVVVVLGGKVTFEYCTFSGGIQEKLTWMGNGLVVARGAEVVLRHCVFLDNQGSGVVVEKGSRLTVEDSLFCRNGKEGLSLRENSATWVCRSTFQENAWGACLLPGSQGEFDANRFEANHLGGVLVSRKSSIAFWANTVCKHPVGAVLAPDSVTFWEENVFTENQRNVLEER
- a CDS encoding extracellular solute-binding protein yields the protein MRRVLLLGFLSVVVVFLVGSALGAQEKVTLRFVYSGTSEPEKAWSAEYKKDLEARHPNVSIEYMYIPWAEQEKKIAVMTQAGDYPDLIQVQDVTTLSAMGVLESLDSYIDNPNSRVKRTDFYPAAFEYSIINGTLYSVPAHMTVYGLIVNTEMLAKAGFSKDDLKTWDDLLRLAQAVTKDEIYAYGYAAGLPRFAWRDAMIAGYSNGVIMADTTPEGKERYLEVLSWYETLRPYIPPAAVTWSYPDMFRAFCQEQVTMIAAGSFFTANVYSIDPGIVPKSRAIVYPKGPSMERSSAMVANAGWAVFSGSRNKEAAWFVIEDLSQREILSKEAAVVGLPARSDITLDAFAELAGVYYPDIKEANKQIIEDWLSIARDFGKPQAKILRQGEMEVKFQEKMYALLTGALDVASFYEQIVADIEEIRRK
- a CDS encoding FadR/GntR family transcriptional regulator — translated: MNLKVESRYVAVQEAIKNYIIEKKLRPGDRLPTEHDLTKQLGVSRTSLREALKALQALGIVDMKPGGGTVVRELNFDAIFKNLLYSLLFDSTELLEVLRVREALEFYFLEEVIRKIDVEGLQTLEGILVRMEKKARQGELFEEEDAAFHRALFAPVENGLLLRLLDIFWEALHRLREPIEVERDPVGSSRRHRRVFEAIVRRDVEEARARLGEHFISIRERVEKAVNLKERKGNDGVLGSDRTAHNSA